GTATCGGCGGCAGCGATGATGAAGGTCTCGAAGCCCGGTTCACCATGTTCCAGGGCCCGGACCACTGCCAGCGCACCATCCCGGGCGTCGATGTAACCCCAGAGGTTCCACTTGCGGAGCGTTGCGTCGGAGTCGAACGCCGGGAAGGCATCGTAGTCCTCGGGATCCATGACATTGGAGAAGCGAAGCGCTGTGATGCTGAGGTCAGGGTCCCACCGGGTCAGCTGGATGGCCATCTGCTCCTCCAAGTGTTTGACCAGCGAGTAGGTGCTTTCCGGTCGCGCCGCGTACTCCTCATCCACGGGAATGTAAGGCGGATCAACGTCGAAGGGGAGGCCGAGCACGGTCTCACTGGACGCGTAGACCACCTTCTTGATGCCGGCCCTCCGTGCGGCCTGGAAGACGTTGTAGGTGGAGACCATGTTGTTCTCGAAAATCGCGGCGTCGGGAGCCAGGCCGGGTGCCGGGATGGCGGCCAAGTGAACGATCGCGTCCAAGCCGTGGTGCTGATCGTCCAGGCCCAGGATGACATCCACAACCTGTCCGTAGTTGCGAAGGTCCACGTTCACAAAACCACGGCCCCGTGCTCCGACGCGGTCAATGTTGAGCACTTGGTGGCCGTCCTGCGTGAGCCGCCGGACCACGCTTCTGCCCAGTTTCCCGCTTCCGCCCGTGACAGCAATCCTCATTTAGTGCTCCTCGACATTTAGTGCTCCTGGATATGGAGCTGGACCTAACCCGCGATTCCTCGCCGGTTCAGCGTGACTAGGTTTTCCAGCCTATGTGGCACGTCTGTTGAGTGCAGCCCCTAAGGCAGGCCCTGTGAGTCCTAGGAAAACCGGAACGCCCCGCGGGCGTGCGGTTGCCGGCGTGCGCACGGAAGTACGTGCGCACGGAAGTACGTGTCGAAGCATCTGTCACGGGCAGCCAATGATGCTCCGCTAAAGTTCCACGTCAGGCTCGCAGCCGTGAGATCCCAGGCCGGCAACTCCCCCCTCATGTTTGGTGGGGTGTGTGGTGGTGGTTGCGTCGGGGTTTTTGGTGGGGGTCGATGTGGGGTGGGGGATGAACCAGGGGATTCCTGTTGTCATGTCGATGCGCCATTGCTCCTTGTGGATGAGGTGGTGGTGGTGGCTGCAGAGCAGGGTGCCGTTGTTGGTTGATGTGGTGCCGCCGTGGGACCAGTAGGTGGTGTGGTGGGCTTCGCACCAGGGTGCGGGCATGGTGCAGTCGGGGAAGGCGCAGCCTTGGTCGCGGGCGGTGATGGCTTTGCGGATGTGGGGTGGGAAGATCCGGGTGGTGCGGCCGATGTCCAGGACGCGTGAGTCGCTGCCGAGCAGGACGGGGAGGATGTCGGCGTCGCAGGCGATTTTGCGGATGGTGTTGGGGTGGATCGGGCCCAGGAATGTGGCGGTCCCGGTGCTGAGCCGGTTCCCGGAGCCGGGCTGGGTGGGGCTGAGTTGGAGTTGGTTGAAGAGGTCGCGGCGGTCGATGGTGACGGTGACTTGGGGTCGGAGGCCGCCGTTGGAAGGCAGCTTCCCGGTGCTCATCGCGACGCTGCACGCACCGACGAGGCCGTCGAGGAGTTTCTGGGCCCTCGAGCGCCGGTCCAAGTCGGGGCCGGCTAATCCAGGTCCTGTTCCATGCGCCGCTCGGCCGTCGGCGTCTGATCCGTCGGGGTCTGTTCCGTCGGGGTCTGTTCCGTCTGTGGCTGCTCGGGTCGGGAATCCTGTGCCAGGTCCTTGATCCGGGCCTTCGCTGGGTGCCGTGCCGGACTCCGGACCATTGAGTCGGGGGTTGGTGGCGGCGTTCATGGCGGTGGTGAGGGTTTCGTATTGTTCGGCGGTGGCGAAGATTTCGAGGTGGTGGAGTCCGTGGCGGCGTCGGCGGCGGAGGAACGCGCCTTGGAGTTGCCGGAGTGCTTCTTCAGTGGGTTCGGGGCCGTCTTGGTCGATGAGGTCGGTCCATCGTTTGGCCATTTTGGTGACGAAGTCGGGGTCGGTTTCGATGGCGGTGGTGGTGAGGGCGTGTTCCATGTCGGTGATGGTCCCGGGTTCTGCGAGGTGCCGGACTTTGTCCAGGGCGGTACTGATGATCGTCGCGGACCGGGAGGGCACCGACGCCGATTCGATGGCGTCGGCGAGGATTTCCCGCCGGGCCGGGACGTCCTGCCCGGTCATTCCAGCCTGGGGGAGGACCTCGGCGGCGAGGGCAAGCCTGCGCCGGGCCTCGCCGATGCCGATCCGCAACCGTGCCCGCAAGAATTCCGCGGCGTTCCGGTACCCGTCATCCAAGACACTGGCTCTGGCGGCGGAAGACCTACGTGCTGATTCGGTCCCTGCCACGACACCATCTCCACCGGCGGAAGGTGTGGAACGTGCTTCACCAAAGGTCGCCCCAGCTGTGGCGGTTCCCGTCCTACTCTGAGAAGTCGCGCTCTGGGAAGCTGCCGCAGTCTCGGGTCCTGGCACCGGCTCAGTCCACCCCGTCCGCCACTCCGGCGCTGCCGCCGACACCCCCGGCCGGGCTTGCTGAGCTTCCTTCCGGGTCCGTTCCACCGCCTGCGCAGCAACCAGCTGCAAGTACTCCACCGACCGGCAGATCTCCTCGACCCTGTCAGCGAAATCAGCCGCCTCAACAAACCCCAACTGGGAAGCCTCGTCGGCAGCGGACAAGCGTGCGGAGACCAGAAGTGCCGTGCTGTCATCAAGAAGCGCCGTCAGGTCCGGCCTGGCAGACCGAAAGATGTTCGGGCGCCTCTGTGTCGAGACTTTGGATCAGCTGGACGGCCGGGATCAATCCGGCGCTTTGGGCGGGTGCATCAGACGTCGGAGCGGATTCGGCCTGGCCCTTGAGCAGCCCGGCGTCATGGAAGTAACAGGTAACGGTGGCTGGCGCCGTCGAATCCTTGAACCCGGCCTTAACCAAGTCCGGCATGCTCAAGAAGTGTCGTGACCGTATCGCAGTCAGGGCAGCAACAGCAGGGGACGATTCCGCCCATGATGCCATCGACTGCGCCAATTTCTCCATGAAAAAATCATTTCATCGGGGTCTGACATTTTTAGCGCAACGTTCAAGGACGCCCCCCTACCGCCGGAAAATCAGGCCGACGTCAGAGCCGCCAAAGCCATCTGTTCCAGGATGGGCCTGGCCGACTTTACAGCGATCTTCCTGCCGTGATGACGCACCGAGTGGGGTGTGGAATTGATCAATCCAAAGGCTGCGTGTGCCCGGACCCGGAGGCCGGGGACATCTGCGTCCGTGTGAATACGGGCCAGGACGTCAACCCAAGTTTCGACGTAACTGCGCTGGAGGGATCTGACTTCGGCTTGGTCGGCGTCGCTGAGACTTCCGAAGTCCCGGTCCTGGACACGGATGACGTCAGGATTGCTGAGCGCGAAATCAACCTGAAACTGGATCAGGCCTTTCAGCGCGGACCGGGGATCGTCCGATTCCGATACCACCCGCAATCCGCCGTCCAGGAGGTCGCGGCTGACGCTGAGAAGAAGCTCGCCGAGGACGGCTTGCTTGCCGGGAAAATGCCGGTACACGGCGGGTCCGCTGACACCTGCTGCTGCTCCGAGGTCCTCAAGCGACACGCGGGTAAAGCCGTTTTCGGCGAAAAGTCCTGCTGCAGCGGACAACAGGGCCAATCTGCGGAGCTCCTTTGCCTGGCCGCGTTGTGTAGCGGCGGTGCGCGTGCCATTGATGCTTGCTTCCGGACCTCCGGTCACGTTTTCCTCCTTGCGTCAGCCCCGCCCGACCTGCTGTCGGGACCGACTGTGCTGGACATCACAGTTAATACAGACTAACCTAAATTTCAGTTACGTGGCACTAACCGAAATGGCCTGTGGCCGGGAATGGAACAGGGGTCAATGGAGACAATCGCCAGCCTGACGGGAGCCGCCAGCGGCACCTTTGAAGCCAACCAGGAGGCGCAACTGTCCTTGGTGAAGGAATTGAGGGAACGCTTGGCGGCGTCGGCCCTCGGCGGTCCGGCAAAGTCCCGGGAGCGGCATATCGCCCGCGGAAAGCTACTTCCGAGGGAACGCATCGACTACCTGCTCGATGATGGCAGCCCGTTCCTTGAGATTGCACCCTTGGCTGCGAACGGCATGTACAACGATGATTCCCCGGGTGCCGGGGTTATTGCGGGCATTGGTTTGGTCCATGGACGCCATGTCCTGGTGATCTCCAATGACGCCACGGTCAAGGGCGGCACTTACTATCCCATGACGGTGAAGAAGCACCTCCGGGCTCAGGAAATCGCTTTGGAGAACAAGCTTCCCTGCATCTACCTGGTGGATTCCGGGGGTGCATTCCTGCCCAAGCAGGACGAGGTCTTCCCGGATAAGGAGCACTTCGGCCGGATCTTCTACAACCAGGCCAGAATGTCCGCGGCCAAGATCCCGCAGATCGCCTCCGTCATGGGATCGTGCACGGCCGGCGGTGCCTATGTTCCCGCCATGAGCGACGAGACGGTCATCGTCCGGAACCAGGGCACCATCTTCCTGGGTGGCCCGCCCTTGGTCAAAGCAGCCATCGGCGAGATCGTTACCGCCGAGGAACTGGGCGGCGGCGACGTGCACTCCCGGATTTCCGGGGTCACGGACCACCTGGCCGAGAACGACCAACATGCGCTGGAGATCGTGCGGGATATCGTGTCGACGTTACCGAAGCCGGCGCAGCCGGCATGGGACGTGTCCGACGTCGTCCTGCCGCCCGTCGTCGATCCCTCAGAGATCTACGGCGTGGTTCCCACGGACGTCAACGCCCAGTACGACGTCCGCGAAGTCATCGCGAGACTGGTGGATGGTTCCGAATTCCACGAGTTCAAAAAGAACTACGGCACCACGCTGGTGACCGGCTTCGCGCACCTGCACGGCCACCCGGTGGGCATCGTGGCCAACAACGGTGTCCTCTTCAGTGAATCGTCCCTGAAGGGCGCCCATTTCATTGAGCTCTGCGATCAGCGCGGCATTCCTTTGATCTTCCTGCAGAATCTCTCCGGTTTCATGGTGGGCAAAGACTACGAACAGGGCGGCATCGCCAAGAACGGCGCCAAGATGGTCACCGCAGTGGCCACGGCTCGGGTGCCCAAGCTGACAGTGGTCATCGGTGGTTCCTTCGGTGCGGGCAACTACTCCATGTGCGGCCGGGCCTATTCGCCACGGTTCCTGTGGATGTGGCCGGCGGCCCGGATCTCCGTCATGGGAGGAAACCAAGCCTCCAGCGTGCTGGCAACCGTCAAGAGGGATCAGTACGAGGCTGCGGGCGAAGAATGGTCCGCCGAGGACGAGGAAGCTTTCAAAGCTCCCATCAGGCAACAGTATGAGGACCAAGGCAGTCCGTACTACTCCACTGCGCGCCTATGGGACGACGGCATTATCGACCCCGCTGACACGCGGCGTGTCCTGGGAATGGCCCTGGACGTCGTCTCCCGCCAACAACTGCCCGAGACCTCCTTCGGTCTCTTCAGGATGTGATCATGACCCTGCCAACAACAACCACAGCCCCAGGCAGCACGGCAGTAGACTCCAGAACCTTCGGTGCCGTCCTCGTTGCCAACCGTGGTGAGATCGCCTGCCGCGTCATCCGGACACTAAAGGAGATGGGAATCCGCTCCATCGCCGTGTACTCGGACGCGGACAAAGACGCCAAGCACGTGACCCTCGCCGATACCGCCGTCGCCATAGGTGGCACGGCACCCGCGGAAAGCTACTTGAAGATCGACGCCATCATCGACGCGTGCCGTAGGAGCGGGGCGGAGGCAGTCCACCCGGGCTATGGCTTCCTGTCCGAGAACGTGGAGTTCGCCAAAGCGCTGGACGCTGCGGGCATCACGTTCATCGGACCCGGCATCGGTGCCATCGAGGTCATGGGCGACAAGATCCGGTCCAAGAACCACGTGATGGCCTACGACGTTCCGTGCGTCCCCGGCATCGCCAAGCCCGGACTCTCCGATCAGGAGTTGATCGAGGCGGCGCCGGGGGTCGGTTTCCCCTTGCTGATCAAGCCCTCTGCAGGTGGCGGCGGCAAAGGCATGCACGTGGTGGAACGGCCCGAGGACATGGCCTCCACGCTCGCAACGGCGAGGCGCGTGGCAGCGTCCGCTTTCGGTGACGACACCCTTTTCCTGGAAAGGCTCATCCGCGCACCGCGTCACATCGAGGTCCAGGTCCTGGCCGACAACCACGGCAACGTCATCCACCTCGGCGAGCGCGAGTGCTCCCTCCAACGCCGTCACCAGAAGGTCATTGAGGAAGCCCCGTCTGCCCTGTTCGAATCATTGCCGGACGGTGCGGAGGAACGGGCCCGTATTGGCGAGGCGGCCTGCAACGCAGCGCGTTCGGTCAATTACAGCGGCGCGGGAACCGTAGAGTTCCTGGTGTCCGATGAGCACCCCGACGAGTTCTTCTTCATGGAGATGAACACCCGGCTGCAGGTGGAGCATCCCGTCACGGAGATGGTCACGGGCATCGACCTCGTGGAATGGCAGGTGAGGATCGCCGCCGGTGAAGTGCTCACCGTGGCGCAGTCCGACGTCGTACTTAATGGCCACGCTGTGGAGGCGCGGGTCTATGCTGAGGTGCCGGAGCGGAACTTCATGCCGTCGATGGGTCGCATTGTGGCGCTCGCCGAGCAGGGCGCAGCGGATGAAACCGTCTCCGGTCAGCAACGCGCCCACGCCAACGTGCGCATTGACTCCGCAATGCGGGACACCCTGGAAATCACGGGCGACTACGACCCCATGCTCGCCAAGATCATCGCGTGGGGCGAGGACAGGGCAGCGGCGCTGGATACCCTGGACGCTGCCCTTGGCCGCTACACGCTGCTGGGCGTGGACACGAATGTGGAGTACCTGCGCCTGCTGATCAACGATCCCGATGTCCGGGCCGGGCGCCTCGACACCGGGCTGATTGAGCGCAGGCTGCCGTCCATGGAGTTCCGGCATGCTGGTCCCAGGGAACTGATCGCCGCCGCTCTCACACTGTGGCTGGAGCGCACCGGCCCGGCGCTCGCCGGTGACGCGTGGAAGACTCCCGATGCCTGGCGCGTCGGCGCCCGCGGCGCGTGGACAGCCACGTTTGGTGTTCCGGGCGGTGAAATCGCAACGGTGTCCATCACCGAGACGGTGTCCAACACCGAACAGCGAGGCACCGTATCGGCAATGGTCGACGGCGGGGACCCGGTCAGCGTTCGGGTGGCGGACCGCAGCGACAACAGCGTCGCTTTGGAGTTCGACGGCGGCTTGGTCATCTTCGCGGTTGGGATGGCGCCGGGTGTGACGGCCGGTGTCCGCGAGCTGTACGTGGGCAACGATGGCTGGTCCTGCCGGCTCGAGGTCCTGGCCCGGGCAGAGCGCCTACGGCGGATGCTCGCCGGCATCCAGCGCGAAGAAGGCGTGGCCGATCCGGAGGTGCGCTCACCCATGCCCGGGACGGTGGTGTCCGTGTCCGTGGCCGACGGAGATTCCGTGGAGGAAGGCCAAGCCCTCCTTGCCGTCGAAGCGATGAAGATGGAGCACCAACTGGTGGCCTCCGTTGCTGGAACCGTCCACCTCACCAGCAAACCCGGCGATTTGGTCAAAGCCGACCAGGTGCTCGCCACCATTCACGTAGCTGACGCCGCAGACGACACGGCCACCACAGACAAGAACCCAGACAAGGAAGTCCAGTCATGAGCACGTTTGACCTGAATGAGGAGTACCAGGACCTCAGCGACTCCGTCCGCGAGTTTGCCGACGAAGTTGTGGCACCGGTCTCCGCCAAGCACGATGAAGAGCACAGCTTCCCCTACGAAGTTGTGAAGCAGATGGGGGAGATGGGCCTGTTTGGCTTGCCGTTCCCCGAAGAGTTTGGCGGGATGGGCGGAGACTACTTCGCCCTTGCCTTGGCCTTGGAGCAGCTGGGACGCGTGGACCAGTCGGTGGCCATCACCCTCGAAGCCGGAGTGTCCCTGGGCGCCATGCCGGTGTTCCGCTTCGGCACGGAGGAACAGAAGCAAGAGTGGCTGCCACAGTTGGCGTCCGGACGTTCTTTGGCTGGGTTTGGCTTGACTGAACGCGAAGCCGGTTCGGATGCCGGCGGTACCAAGACCAACGCCCACGTGGAAAACGGCGAATGGGTGATCAACGGCAATAAGGAGTTCATTACCAACTCCGGTACGGACATCACCACACTGGTCACCGTCACGGCAGTAACGGGCAAAAAGGAGAATGCCGACGGCAGCACCAAGAAGGAAATCTCCACCATCCTTGTCCCCACGGACACGCCCGGGTTCACTGCAGAAAAGCCGTACAACAAGGTGGGATGGAACGCTTCCGACACCCACCCGCTCACCCTGGACAATGTCCGGGTTCCTGAAGCGAACCTGCTGGGTGAGCGCGGCCGCGGCTACGCGAACTTCCTTTCCATCCTGGACGAGGGCCGCATCGCGATCGCTGCGCTGGCCACGGGCGCGGCTCAAGGTTGCGTGGACTTGTCGGTGAAGTATGCCAAGGAACGCAGCGCGTTCGGGCAGAACATCGGCAAGTACCAGGCCATCCAGTTCAAGATCGCTCGCATGCAGGCAAGGGCCCACACTGCCCGCCTTGCCTACTACGACGCCGCCTCCAGGATGCTGGCGGGCAAGCCGTTCAAGACTGAAGCGGCCATCGCTAAGATGGTCGCAGGCGAGGCAGCCATGGACAACGCGCGGGACGCCACCCAGGTGTTCGGCGGCTATGGCTTCATCAACGAATTCACGGTGGCACGCCATTACCGCGATTCCAAGATCCTTGAAATCGGGGAGGGCACCACCGAAGTCCAGTTGATGCTCATCGCCCGCGAGCTGGGTCTGTAACCGTACGTGGGTCGGCAGTGGCAGGGAAGGATCAAGGATGATTGACAAGGTTGTTGCCAGCGCCGCGGAAGCGGTGAAGGACATCCCGGACGGAGCCTCGCTAGCGGTGGGAGGTTTCGGCTTATGCGGTATCCCCGTCTCCCTGATCGAAGCCCTGCACAGCCAAGGCACCGCCGATCTTGAGACGGTCAGCAACAACTGCGGGGTGGACGACTGGGGCCTTGGCATTCTCCTTAAGGATGGTCGAATCAGACGGACCATCAGTTCGTACGTGGGCGAGAACAAGGAATTTGCCAGGCAGTACCTGGCGGGGGAGTTGGAAGTAGTCCTCACTCCACAGGGCACCCTGGCCGAGAAGCTCCGCGCCGGTGGCGCCGGCATTCCTGCGTTCTACACCAAGGCAGGTGTGGGAACCCAGGTGTCCGAAGGTGGCCTCCCGCAGAAGTACGACGCCGAAGGGAACGTTGCGCTGGCCTCGTCGCCGAAAGAGGTACGGACCTTCAATGACGCGGACTATGTGCTGGAAGAGTCCCTGACACCTGATTTCGGCTTGGTCCATGCCTGGAAAGGTGACCGCCACGGGAACCTCGTTTTCCACGCGACAGCCATGAACTTCAACCCCCTCTGTGCCATGGCGGCAAGGACCACCATCGCCGAAGTGGAGGAGTTGGTGGAACCCGGCGAGCTGGACCCGGAGCATATCCATACGCCGGGGATTTTCGTCCAACGGGTGGTGGTGGCTACCTCACACGAGAAGCGGATAGAAAAGCGCACGGTAGCGCTGGCCCCCAGTAGCGGGCCAGGCCCGTCCGGAACAGCCCAATCCGGAACAGACCAGGCAGGAGCGGCACGATGACGGACAACACGTACCAGGACATCCCGCCCCGTCCCGAAGCCGTCCGGCACGAATACCGTCGCGCCGACGTCGAACATCACGAGGCCAAAGGCTGGACCCGCAACGAACTGGCCGCCCGCGTGGCCAAGGAACTCACCAACGGGCAATACGTGAACCTGGGAATCGGGATGCCCACTCTGATCCCCAACTACATTCCGGACGGCGTGGAGGTCATTCTTCACTCTGAGAACGGGATTCTGGGAGTGGGCCCGTACCCGGCTGAGGACAAGGTGGATCCGGACCTGATCAACGCCGGAAAGGAAACCGTGACCACGAATGCGGGTGCTGCGTTCTTCGACTCGGCGTCGTCCTTCGGCATGATCCGCGGCGGACATGTGGACGTCGCTGTGTTGGGTGCCATGGAGGTGGCCGCGAACGGTGACCTGGCCAACTGGATGATTCCAGGCAAGATGGTCAAGGGCATGGGTGGTGCCATGGACCTGGTGTTCGGCGCCAAGAAGGTCATTGTCATGATGGAACACATGGACCGCAGCGGCAGGCCGAAAATCGTCCAGGACTGCACGCTCCCGCTCACAGGAAAGGGGTGTGTGGACCGCATCATCACTGACCTGGCAGTCATCGACGTCGTTAAGGACGAAGGTGACCCACGCTTGGTCCTCCGCGAGTTGGCGCCCAACGTCACGCTTGAGGACGTCCTGGCCGCTACAGGGGCCGAGCTGTTCGAGGAAGACCAGGAGCTCACTGTATGACGCGGGTGGTGGAGCAGCGTGGGCTGTATTTCGATGAACTTGAAGAGGGCGTGATCTATGCCCACAAACCCGGACGCACCGTCACGGAGACGGACAATGTCCTCTTCACCACCATGACCATGAACACGCAAGCGCTGCATCTGGACGCGGCATGGAGTTCCGGTCAGCCGTTCGGGCAGCGGCTCATGAACTCCATGTTTACTCTGTCCACCATGGTGGGGCAGTCGGTGACCCAGCTGACCCAGGGAACCATCATTGCGCAGCTCGGACTGACGGATGTCACTTTTCCGCACCCGCTGTATCACGGCGATACCCTGTACACGGAAACGGTGATCACGGGAAAGCGGCTGTCCTCGTCCCGCCCCGGGCAAGGAGTGGCCACCATGCAGCACACTGGCCGTAATCAAGACGGGACAGTGGTTGCCTTGGCCACCCGGACCTGCCTGATGTGGACCAAAGAAGCGCACGCCGCCCAGTCATAGTTTTCCGTTCGTGTCAGCACTTCAGCAGCAAGGAATCCGCATGCCCTCCACCGACTCGTCCACCACGGCGGTTCTTCCGTTTACCATGGGTCCGGCCCTCTTGTTCTGCCCTGCAGATCGGCCGGAGCGCTTCGGGAAGGCATCTGAGCGTTCCGATGCCGTCATCCTGGATCTCGAGGACGCCGTGGCTCCGGCGGACAAGAAGGGGGCCCGCGAAGCGATTCTTGAACAGGCAGGTTCCGCAGAGCAAGGTACAGGCGGTCTTGAGCCAAGCCGCACCATTGTTCGGGTGAATCCCGTGGGGACGCAGGAGTTCGAGCTCGATCTTGAGGCTCTGGCCAGGACGCCCTATCGCACCGTCATGTTGGCAAAGGCGGAGAGTGCGGAGCAGCTCAGGTCTTTAGAGGGTTATCAGGTCATCGCGCTGTGTGAAACCGCGGCAGGCATCGTCAATGCTGCTTCGATCGCCGCCGAGCCGAACGTCGTGGGTCTGATGTGGGGTGCCGAGGACCTGCTGGCTTCCCTGGGTGGCCTCTCCAGCAGGAACGACGACGGCGGGTACCGGGCTGTCGCGCTGCACTCACGGTCCGCCGTGCTGCTTGCCGCGAAGGCCGCCGGCAAGGAAGCCATCGATTCCGTGTACGTGAATATCCCGGACCTTGAGGGTTTGTCCGCCGAGTCCCGGGATGCCGTTTCCAGTGGCTTCGGAGCGAAAGCCTGCATCCACCCGAACCAGGTGGCCGTGGTCCGGGAGGCCTACGCGCCCACCGACGAAGCCGTAGCCCAAGCCACGGAACTTCTTGAAGCGGCGGCTGCGGCAGGCACAGGTGTGTTCCAGTTCAAGGGGAAGATGATCGACGGCCCCATCCTTAAGCACGCGGAAGCGACGCTCCGCCGTGCAAGGCACTAACGACGAATCCGGCCTTTGTTTGTCCCATACACCGTAGAACGGCGAGGTGAGCAAACAGGGGCCGGATTCGTTAGGGTGGCCAGGGCGCTAGGCGCGTACCGGCGTCGAGACTTCGGTCAGTTCCACCAGTTCAACTCCAGCGGGCCGCGAGGCCGTGCTCTTGATGGCGACCGCTTGGCCGCTCTTGGCTGATTCCAGCACAGATTCCATGATGTCCAAAGCGTGGAAAGCGAGCCGGCCGCCGGCGCGTGGTTCCTGTCCGGGTGGAGTTGCTGCGAGGTCGGCGATGCCGAAGCCACGTCCGGAGTCCACATACCCGGCGGAGACGGGCAGTGTTTCCCAGTCCTCGGCGCCGAGTGCAAAGAGCTGCACGTCGCCGTCGAAGTGGTTGGGATCCGGCACGATGAGTGACCCCTTTTCACCGTGGATCTCGATGTTGGGGCTCTTGGTTTTCACGGCGTCAAAGCTCATGAAGAGGGTGGACAAGGCGCCGGACTCATGGACCAGAACCCCGGTGACGTGCGAGTCGATGTCCACCGGGACCACCTGTCCCTCACGCGGGCCCGAACCAATGGTGCGTTGGCTGCGCGTGTGGCTGGCAGCACCCACCACTGACACCACAGGACCGAGAAGTGTGACCAGCGCCGAGACGTAGTACGGACCCATGTCCAGTAACGGTCCACCTCCGGGCTGGTAGTAGAAGTCCGGGTTTGGGTGCCAACGCTCATGCCCCGGCGTCGCCATGGTTGCAGTGGCGGAGACG
This genomic interval from Paenarthrobacter aurescens TC1 contains the following:
- a CDS encoding putative UDP-galactose 4-epimerase (identified by match to protein family HMM PF00106; match to protein family HMM PF01073; match to protein family HMM PF01370; match to protein family HMM PF04321) produces the protein MRIAVTGGSGKLGRSVVRRLTQDGHQVLNIDRVGARGRGFVNVDLRNYGQVVDVILGLDDQHHGLDAIVHLAAIPAPGLAPDAAIFENNMVSTYNVFQAARRAGIKKVVYASSETVLGLPFDVDPPYIPVDEEYAARPESTYSLVKHLEEQMAIQLTRWDPDLSITALRFSNVMDPEDYDAFPAFDSDATLRKWNLWGYIDARDGALAVVRALEHGEPGFETFIIAAADTVMSRSSAELAAEVFPGVEVLKELGQNETMLSIDKARRLLGFEPEHSWRNVHSNRTTPTED
- a CDS encoding putative HNH endonuclease domain protein (identified by match to protein family HMM PF01844), whose amino-acid sequence is MERTRKEAQQARPGVSAAAPEWRTGWTEPVPGPETAAASQSATSQSRTGTATAGATFGEARSTPSAGGDGVVAGTESARRSSAARASVLDDGYRNAAEFLRARLRIGIGEARRRLALAAEVLPQAGMTGQDVPARREILADAIESASVPSRSATIISTALDKVRHLAEPGTITDMEHALTTTAIETDPDFVTKMAKRWTDLIDQDGPEPTEEALRQLQGAFLRRRRRHGLHHLEIFATAEQYETLTTAMNAATNPRLNGPESGTAPSEGPDQGPGTGFPTRAATDGTDPDGTDPDGSDADGRAAHGTGPGLAGPDLDRRSRAQKLLDGLVGACSVAMSTGKLPSNGGLRPQVTVTIDRRDLFNQLQLSPTQPGSGNRLSTGTATFLGPIHPNTIRKIACDADILPVLLGSDSRVLDIGRTTRIFPPHIRKAITARDQGCAFPDCTMPAPWCEAHHTTYWSHGGTTSTNNGTLLCSHHHHLIHKEQWRIDMTTGIPWFIPHPTSTPTKNPDATTTTHPTKHEGGVAGLGSHGCEPDVEL
- a CDS encoding hypothetical protein (identified by Glimmer2; putative); the encoded protein is MAQSMASWAESSPAVAALTAIRSRHFLSMPDLVKAGFKDSTAPATVTCYFHDAGLLKGQAESAPTSDAPAQSAGLIPAVQLIQSLDTEAPEHLSVCQAGPDGAS
- a CDS encoding putative acetyl/propionyl CoA carboxylase, beta subunit (identified by match to protein family HMM PF01039) — encoded protein: METIASLTGAASGTFEANQEAQLSLVKELRERLAASALGGPAKSRERHIARGKLLPRERIDYLLDDGSPFLEIAPLAANGMYNDDSPGAGVIAGIGLVHGRHVLVISNDATVKGGTYYPMTVKKHLRAQEIALENKLPCIYLVDSGGAFLPKQDEVFPDKEHFGRIFYNQARMSAAKIPQIASVMGSCTAGGAYVPAMSDETVIVRNQGTIFLGGPPLVKAAIGEIVTAEELGGGDVHSRISGVTDHLAENDQHALEIVRDIVSTLPKPAQPAWDVSDVVLPPVVDPSEIYGVVPTDVNAQYDVREVIARLVDGSEFHEFKKNYGTTLVTGFAHLHGHPVGIVANNGVLFSESSLKGAHFIELCDQRGIPLIFLQNLSGFMVGKDYEQGGIAKNGAKMVTAVATARVPKLTVVIGGSFGAGNYSMCGRAYSPRFLWMWPAARISVMGGNQASSVLATVKRDQYEAAGEEWSAEDEEAFKAPIRQQYEDQGSPYYSTARLWDDGIIDPADTRRVLGMALDVVSRQQLPETSFGLFRM
- the accA gene encoding Acetyl-CoA carboxylase alpha chain (identified by match to protein family HMM PF00289; match to protein family HMM PF00364; match to protein family HMM PF02785; match to protein family HMM PF02786); its protein translation is MGIRSIAVYSDADKDAKHVTLADTAVAIGGTAPAESYLKIDAIIDACRRSGAEAVHPGYGFLSENVEFAKALDAAGITFIGPGIGAIEVMGDKIRSKNHVMAYDVPCVPGIAKPGLSDQELIEAAPGVGFPLLIKPSAGGGGKGMHVVERPEDMASTLATARRVAASAFGDDTLFLERLIRAPRHIEVQVLADNHGNVIHLGERECSLQRRHQKVIEEAPSALFESLPDGAEERARIGEAACNAARSVNYSGAGTVEFLVSDEHPDEFFFMEMNTRLQVEHPVTEMVTGIDLVEWQVRIAAGEVLTVAQSDVVLNGHAVEARVYAEVPERNFMPSMGRIVALAEQGAADETVSGQQRAHANVRIDSAMRDTLEITGDYDPMLAKIIAWGEDRAAALDTLDAALGRYTLLGVDTNVEYLRLLINDPDVRAGRLDTGLIERRLPSMEFRHAGPRELIAAALTLWLERTGPALAGDAWKTPDAWRVGARGAWTATFGVPGGEIATVSITETVSNTEQRGTVSAMVDGGDPVSVRVADRSDNSVALEFDGGLVIFAVGMAPGVTAGVRELYVGNDGWSCRLEVLARAERLRRMLAGIQREEGVADPEVRSPMPGTVVSVSVADGDSVEEGQALLAVEAMKMEHQLVASVAGTVHLTSKPGDLVKADQVLATIHVADAADDTATTDKNPDKEVQS